A stretch of the Acyrthosiphon pisum isolate AL4f chromosome A2, pea_aphid_22Mar2018_4r6ur, whole genome shotgun sequence genome encodes the following:
- the LOC100569327 gene encoding hornerin isoform X2: MYVEWLRSSPCYVVKCALLLQLIYRTTGAGCSVDHGSGMNYPTTTASGTWTTRGGISSYGWDSRQPIDPCSRCTNVPPPLPGSQYTTQAHDGGMYSVNDRISVSGYMSDNRGSVSGYMTDNRGSAGMHGSDNRHTGYGSDNRGNGYGSDNRGHMNGRPNSYNSIGHVTGNGYMSSSSNYGGNSHVTDNHVQIYNTHIADSQMKNPNYRGNGYDNLSPEWERRHNNKKVNVVGVSGGSYGSGIGGGSGGGGYGGNIGGGGGYGDGISGNGISGGGISGNGAHGSGGYGGSISGSGGYGGSISGSGGYGVSNYGHGTGGSGNGGSGYYQGMSYPVPNIPDSHGTHMQSNYHRPSTDRWSIKGAYPVKVESGYWQSQPPKDIGWDEASKKVGVIAGWIGGPKKYESSKPSTAYGSHQVNDKNDDDYFNKGTGYENNSDRKKPYMGWGGSGSYEVIKMNNGYKYIDRNSNSDYGTSYGNGYGYGGQNYNNKPSQDYGLKPMNVDHGRPYDHGTSSYAKPAYGYDKPINDYGKPTHDYDKPTHDYGKPTTQDYGTPTTHDYGSRPHVDLHSTPRPIGFEATTPRPPGWGSQKPGYPAIASRPTQHWGENSYGEQMGNIGSGSVGYDRPGGNGVGRPVDYGTLRPESYGTQRPVDYGSSRPDSYGTHRPVDYGSPRPDNYGTQRPEGYGSHRPDNFGSSRPDSYGSSRPDGYGSSRPDTGGETSDYGSFRPHVGSINNNMVSDYGSQKQEFDKFSGYSDNDGGRPHINNRPGYDNERPFMNGNEVYGSQQQVGSGYGKGYASNWDYYSNSMRGQSSNGWNDQQRDYLQRRPDGDVLQSGSSFRPSESTPLHYNGHSGIGASTDNGFLYRGSSTIGGSSTTPMPTTNNNS; encoded by the exons aGCCCGTGCTATGTGGTCAAGTGTGCGCTGTTGCTGCAACTCATATACAGAACGACTGGGGCAGGATGTTCTGTGGACCATGGCAGTGGGATGAATTATCCGACGACCACTGCCAGCGGGACATGGACAACTCGCGGCGGGATATCATCTTACGGTTGGGATAGCCGACAGCCTATAGATCCGTGTAGCCGTTGTACGAACGTCCCACCGCCATTGCCCGGATCTCAGTACACGACACAAGCCCATGACGGTGGGATGTACAGTGTAAATGACCGTATAAGTGTCAGTGGTTATATGTCAGACAATCGGGGTTCTGTGAGCGGTTACATGACAGATAACCGTGGTAGTGCGGGTATGCATGGTTCAGATAATCGGCACACCGGTTATGGTTCCGATAATCGTGGTAACGGTTATGGCTCTGACAATCGGGGCCACATGAACGGTCGGCCCAACAGTTATAACTCGATCGGTCATGTTACTGGCAACGGTTATATGTCGAGTAGTTCTAATTACGGCGGTAACAGTCACGTTACTGATAACCACGTTCAAATATACAACACACATATTGCAGACAGTCAAATGAAAAACCCCAATTACCGGGGTAATGGTTACGACAATTTAAGCCCGGAATGGGAACGAAGACACAACAACAAGAAAGTTAACGTTGTAGGTGTCAGTGGTGGAAGCTATGGAAGCGGTATAGGTGGTGGTAGTGGAGGTGGCGGCTATGGAGGAAATATAGGTGGGGGCGGTGGTTATGGAGACGGTATCAGTGGAAATGGTATTAGCGGAGGCGGTATTAGTGGAAATGGTGCTCATGGAAGTGGTGGGTATGGAGGCAGTATCAGCGGGAGTGGTGGGTATGGAGGCAGTATCAGCGGAAGTGGTGGTTACGGAGTCAGTAATTATGGACATGGTACTGGTGGTTCGGGAAACGGCGGTAGTGGATATTATCAAGGAATGTCGTATCCTGTTCCCAATATTCCCGACAGCCACGGAACTCATATGCAAAGTAATTACCATAGACCGTCCACCGACCGGTGGAGTATCAAAGGAGCATATCCAGTGAAAGTAGAATCCGGATACTGGCAGAGTCAACCACCCAAAGACATCGGCTGGGATGAGGCCAGCAAGAAAGTGGGAGTAATAGCCGGATGGATTGGTGGCCCGAAAAAGTACGAGTCCAGTAAACCTTCAACGGCGTACGGTTCGCATCAGGTGAATGACAAAAATGACGACGATTACTTCAACAAGGGAACCGGTTACGAAAACAATTCGGACCGAAAGAAACCTTATATGGGTTGGGGAGGTTCCGGATCGTACGAGGTAATCAAAATGAACAACGGATACAAGTACATCGACAGGAATAGCAACAGTGATTATGGTACTTCTTACGGAAACGGTTATGGTTATGGAGGACAGAATTACAATAACAAACCTAGTCAAGATTATGGTTTGAAACCGATGAACGTCGACCATGGCAGGCCTTACGACCACGGAACTTCAAGTTACGCTAAACCCGCTTACGGCTATGATAAACCAATAAACGACTACGGTAAACCCACACACGATTACGATAAGCCCACACACGATTACGGTAAACCTACTACACAGGACTACGGTACGCCAACCACTCACGATTACGGCTCTAGGCCTCATGTTGATTTACATAGTACACCGCGTCCAATTGGGTTCGAAGCCACAACCCCCCGTCCACCAGGGTGGGGTTCTCAGAAACCTGGATATCCAGCGATAGCTTCTCGGCCCACTCAGCACTGGGGTGAAAACTCGTATGGTGAACAAATGGGTAATATAGGTAGCGGTTCAGTGGGTTATGACAGACCCGGTGGAAACGGTGTCGGAAGACCGGTTGATTATGGTACTTTGAGACCAGAAAGTTATGGCACTCAGAGGCCAGTTGATTATGGATCTTCGAGACCAGACAGTTACGGAACTCATAGACCAGTTGATTATGGTTCTCCGAGACCAGACAATTACGGAACTCAGAGACCGGAAGGTTATGGATCTCATAGACCAGACAATTTTGGATCTTCTCGTCCGGATAGTTATGGATCTTCTCGTCCAGATGGGTATGGATCTTCTAGACCTGATACTGGAGGAGAAACATCAGACTATGGATCCTTCAGACCTCACGTGGGAtccataaacaataatatggtatCAGATTATGGCTCCCAAAAACAGGAGTTCGATAAATTCAGTGGTTATTCAGATAACGATGGTGGTAGACCGCACATAAACAACAGACCGGGATACGACAATGAAAGGCCGTTTATGAACGGAAATGAAGTCTACGGTTCACAGCAGCAGGTGGGTTCGGGATATGGAAAAGGATACGCGTCAAATTGGGATTATTATTCTAATTCCATGAg GGGACAGTCCAGCAATGGATGGAATGACCAGCAGCGGGATTACTTGCAGAGGAGACCCGATGGTGACGTGTTGCAGTCCGGATCAAGCTTCAGGCCATCCGAGTCCACTCCTTTACATTACAACGGCCACAGCGGCATCGGAGCATCGACCGACAACGGTTTCCTGTACAGAGGATCGTCGACGATCGGTGGCTCATCTACCACTCCTATGCCGACGACGAATAATAATTcgtaa
- the LOC100569327 gene encoding pro-resilin isoform X3 encodes MYVEWLRSSPCYVVKCALLLQLIYRTTGAGCSVDHGSGMNYPTTTASGTWTTRGGISSYGWDSRQPIDPCSRCTNVPPPLPGSQYTTQAHDGGMYSVNDRISVSGYMSDNRGSVSGYMTDNRGSAGMHGSDNRHTGYGSDNRGNGYGSDNRGHMNGRPNSYNSIGHVTGNGYMSSSSNYGGNSHVTDNHVQIYNTHIADSQMKNPNYRGNGYDNLSPEWERRHNNKKVNVVGVSGGSYGSGIGGGSGGGISGNGAHGSGGYGGSISGSGGYGGSISGSGGYGVSNYGHGTGGSGNGGSGYYQGMSYPVPNIPDSHGTHMQSNYHRPSTDRWSIKGAYPVKVESGYWQSQPPKDIGWDEASKKVGVIAGWIGGPKKYESSKPSTAYGSHQVNDKNDDDYFNKGTGYENNSDRKKPYMGWGGSGSYEVIKMNNGYKYIDRNSNSDYGTSYGNGYGYGGQNYNNKPSQDYGLKPMNVDHGRPYDHGTSSYAKPAYGYDKPINDYGKPTHDYDKPTHDYGKPTTQDYGTPTTHDYGSRPHVDLHSTPRPIGFEATTPRPPGWGSQKPGYPAIASRPTQHWGENSYGEQMGNIGSGSVGYDRPGGNGVGRPVDYGTLRPESYGTQRPVDYGSSRPDSYGTHRPVDYGSPRPDNYGTQRPEGYGSHRPDNFGSSRPDSYGSSRPDGYGSSRPDTGGETSDYGSFRPHVGSINNNMVSDYGSQKQEFDKFSGYSDNDGGRPHINNRPGYDNERPFMNGNEVYGSQQQVGSGYGKGYASNWDYYSNSMSPEHSRGQSSNGWNDQQRDYLQRRPDGDVLQSGSSFRPSESTPLHYNGHSGIGASTDNGFLYRGSSTIGGSSTTPMPTTNNNS; translated from the exons aGCCCGTGCTATGTGGTCAAGTGTGCGCTGTTGCTGCAACTCATATACAGAACGACTGGGGCAGGATGTTCTGTGGACCATGGCAGTGGGATGAATTATCCGACGACCACTGCCAGCGGGACATGGACAACTCGCGGCGGGATATCATCTTACGGTTGGGATAGCCGACAGCCTATAGATCCGTGTAGCCGTTGTACGAACGTCCCACCGCCATTGCCCGGATCTCAGTACACGACACAAGCCCATGACGGTGGGATGTACAGTGTAAATGACCGTATAAGTGTCAGTGGTTATATGTCAGACAATCGGGGTTCTGTGAGCGGTTACATGACAGATAACCGTGGTAGTGCGGGTATGCATGGTTCAGATAATCGGCACACCGGTTATGGTTCCGATAATCGTGGTAACGGTTATGGCTCTGACAATCGGGGCCACATGAACGGTCGGCCCAACAGTTATAACTCGATCGGTCATGTTACTGGCAACGGTTATATGTCGAGTAGTTCTAATTACGGCGGTAACAGTCACGTTACTGATAACCACGTTCAAATATACAACACACATATTGCAGACAGTCAAATGAAAAACCCCAATTACCGGGGTAATGGTTACGACAATTTAAGCCCGGAATGGGAACGAAGACACAACAACAAGAAAGTTAACGTTGTAGGTGTCAGTGGTGGAAGCTATGGAAGCGGTATAGGTGGTGGTAGTGGAG GCGGTATTAGTGGAAATGGTGCTCATGGAAGTGGTGGGTATGGAGGCAGTATCAGCGGGAGTGGTGGGTATGGAGGCAGTATCAGCGGAAGTGGTGGTTACGGAGTCAGTAATTATGGACATGGTACTGGTGGTTCGGGAAACGGCGGTAGTGGATATTATCAAGGAATGTCGTATCCTGTTCCCAATATTCCCGACAGCCACGGAACTCATATGCAAAGTAATTACCATAGACCGTCCACCGACCGGTGGAGTATCAAAGGAGCATATCCAGTGAAAGTAGAATCCGGATACTGGCAGAGTCAACCACCCAAAGACATCGGCTGGGATGAGGCCAGCAAGAAAGTGGGAGTAATAGCCGGATGGATTGGTGGCCCGAAAAAGTACGAGTCCAGTAAACCTTCAACGGCGTACGGTTCGCATCAGGTGAATGACAAAAATGACGACGATTACTTCAACAAGGGAACCGGTTACGAAAACAATTCGGACCGAAAGAAACCTTATATGGGTTGGGGAGGTTCCGGATCGTACGAGGTAATCAAAATGAACAACGGATACAAGTACATCGACAGGAATAGCAACAGTGATTATGGTACTTCTTACGGAAACGGTTATGGTTATGGAGGACAGAATTACAATAACAAACCTAGTCAAGATTATGGTTTGAAACCGATGAACGTCGACCATGGCAGGCCTTACGACCACGGAACTTCAAGTTACGCTAAACCCGCTTACGGCTATGATAAACCAATAAACGACTACGGTAAACCCACACACGATTACGATAAGCCCACACACGATTACGGTAAACCTACTACACAGGACTACGGTACGCCAACCACTCACGATTACGGCTCTAGGCCTCATGTTGATTTACATAGTACACCGCGTCCAATTGGGTTCGAAGCCACAACCCCCCGTCCACCAGGGTGGGGTTCTCAGAAACCTGGATATCCAGCGATAGCTTCTCGGCCCACTCAGCACTGGGGTGAAAACTCGTATGGTGAACAAATGGGTAATATAGGTAGCGGTTCAGTGGGTTATGACAGACCCGGTGGAAACGGTGTCGGAAGACCGGTTGATTATGGTACTTTGAGACCAGAAAGTTATGGCACTCAGAGGCCAGTTGATTATGGATCTTCGAGACCAGACAGTTACGGAACTCATAGACCAGTTGATTATGGTTCTCCGAGACCAGACAATTACGGAACTCAGAGACCGGAAGGTTATGGATCTCATAGACCAGACAATTTTGGATCTTCTCGTCCGGATAGTTATGGATCTTCTCGTCCAGATGGGTATGGATCTTCTAGACCTGATACTGGAGGAGAAACATCAGACTATGGATCCTTCAGACCTCACGTGGGAtccataaacaataatatggtatCAGATTATGGCTCCCAAAAACAGGAGTTCGATAAATTCAGTGGTTATTCAGATAACGATGGTGGTAGACCGCACATAAACAACAGACCGGGATACGACAATGAAAGGCCGTTTATGAACGGAAATGAAGTCTACGGTTCACAGCAGCAGGTGGGTTCGGGATATGGAAAAGGATACGCGTCAAATTGGGATTATTATTCTAATTCCATGAg TCCGGAACACTCTAGGGGACAGTCCAGCAATGGATGGAATGACCAGCAGCGGGATTACTTGCAGAGGAGACCCGATGGTGACGTGTTGCAGTCCGGATCAAGCTTCAGGCCATCCGAGTCCACTCCTTTACATTACAACGGCCACAGCGGCATCGGAGCATCGACCGACAACGGTTTCCTGTACAGAGGATCGTCGACGATCGGTGGCTCATCTACCACTCCTATGCCGACGACGAATAATAATTcgtaa
- the LOC100569327 gene encoding hornerin isoform X1, giving the protein MYVEWLRSSPCYVVKCALLLQLIYRTTGAGCSVDHGSGMNYPTTTASGTWTTRGGISSYGWDSRQPIDPCSRCTNVPPPLPGSQYTTQAHDGGMYSVNDRISVSGYMSDNRGSVSGYMTDNRGSAGMHGSDNRHTGYGSDNRGNGYGSDNRGHMNGRPNSYNSIGHVTGNGYMSSSSNYGGNSHVTDNHVQIYNTHIADSQMKNPNYRGNGYDNLSPEWERRHNNKKVNVVGVSGGSYGSGIGGGSGGGGYGGNIGGGGGYGDGISGNGISGGGISGNGAHGSGGYGGSISGSGGYGGSISGSGGYGVSNYGHGTGGSGNGGSGYYQGMSYPVPNIPDSHGTHMQSNYHRPSTDRWSIKGAYPVKVESGYWQSQPPKDIGWDEASKKVGVIAGWIGGPKKYESSKPSTAYGSHQVNDKNDDDYFNKGTGYENNSDRKKPYMGWGGSGSYEVIKMNNGYKYIDRNSNSDYGTSYGNGYGYGGQNYNNKPSQDYGLKPMNVDHGRPYDHGTSSYAKPAYGYDKPINDYGKPTHDYDKPTHDYGKPTTQDYGTPTTHDYGSRPHVDLHSTPRPIGFEATTPRPPGWGSQKPGYPAIASRPTQHWGENSYGEQMGNIGSGSVGYDRPGGNGVGRPVDYGTLRPESYGTQRPVDYGSSRPDSYGTHRPVDYGSPRPDNYGTQRPEGYGSHRPDNFGSSRPDSYGSSRPDGYGSSRPDTGGETSDYGSFRPHVGSINNNMVSDYGSQKQEFDKFSGYSDNDGGRPHINNRPGYDNERPFMNGNEVYGSQQQVGSGYGKGYASNWDYYSNSMSPEHSRGQSSNGWNDQQRDYLQRRPDGDVLQSGSSFRPSESTPLHYNGHSGIGASTDNGFLYRGSSTIGGSSTTPMPTTNNNS; this is encoded by the exons aGCCCGTGCTATGTGGTCAAGTGTGCGCTGTTGCTGCAACTCATATACAGAACGACTGGGGCAGGATGTTCTGTGGACCATGGCAGTGGGATGAATTATCCGACGACCACTGCCAGCGGGACATGGACAACTCGCGGCGGGATATCATCTTACGGTTGGGATAGCCGACAGCCTATAGATCCGTGTAGCCGTTGTACGAACGTCCCACCGCCATTGCCCGGATCTCAGTACACGACACAAGCCCATGACGGTGGGATGTACAGTGTAAATGACCGTATAAGTGTCAGTGGTTATATGTCAGACAATCGGGGTTCTGTGAGCGGTTACATGACAGATAACCGTGGTAGTGCGGGTATGCATGGTTCAGATAATCGGCACACCGGTTATGGTTCCGATAATCGTGGTAACGGTTATGGCTCTGACAATCGGGGCCACATGAACGGTCGGCCCAACAGTTATAACTCGATCGGTCATGTTACTGGCAACGGTTATATGTCGAGTAGTTCTAATTACGGCGGTAACAGTCACGTTACTGATAACCACGTTCAAATATACAACACACATATTGCAGACAGTCAAATGAAAAACCCCAATTACCGGGGTAATGGTTACGACAATTTAAGCCCGGAATGGGAACGAAGACACAACAACAAGAAAGTTAACGTTGTAGGTGTCAGTGGTGGAAGCTATGGAAGCGGTATAGGTGGTGGTAGTGGAGGTGGCGGCTATGGAGGAAATATAGGTGGGGGCGGTGGTTATGGAGACGGTATCAGTGGAAATGGTATTAGCGGAGGCGGTATTAGTGGAAATGGTGCTCATGGAAGTGGTGGGTATGGAGGCAGTATCAGCGGGAGTGGTGGGTATGGAGGCAGTATCAGCGGAAGTGGTGGTTACGGAGTCAGTAATTATGGACATGGTACTGGTGGTTCGGGAAACGGCGGTAGTGGATATTATCAAGGAATGTCGTATCCTGTTCCCAATATTCCCGACAGCCACGGAACTCATATGCAAAGTAATTACCATAGACCGTCCACCGACCGGTGGAGTATCAAAGGAGCATATCCAGTGAAAGTAGAATCCGGATACTGGCAGAGTCAACCACCCAAAGACATCGGCTGGGATGAGGCCAGCAAGAAAGTGGGAGTAATAGCCGGATGGATTGGTGGCCCGAAAAAGTACGAGTCCAGTAAACCTTCAACGGCGTACGGTTCGCATCAGGTGAATGACAAAAATGACGACGATTACTTCAACAAGGGAACCGGTTACGAAAACAATTCGGACCGAAAGAAACCTTATATGGGTTGGGGAGGTTCCGGATCGTACGAGGTAATCAAAATGAACAACGGATACAAGTACATCGACAGGAATAGCAACAGTGATTATGGTACTTCTTACGGAAACGGTTATGGTTATGGAGGACAGAATTACAATAACAAACCTAGTCAAGATTATGGTTTGAAACCGATGAACGTCGACCATGGCAGGCCTTACGACCACGGAACTTCAAGTTACGCTAAACCCGCTTACGGCTATGATAAACCAATAAACGACTACGGTAAACCCACACACGATTACGATAAGCCCACACACGATTACGGTAAACCTACTACACAGGACTACGGTACGCCAACCACTCACGATTACGGCTCTAGGCCTCATGTTGATTTACATAGTACACCGCGTCCAATTGGGTTCGAAGCCACAACCCCCCGTCCACCAGGGTGGGGTTCTCAGAAACCTGGATATCCAGCGATAGCTTCTCGGCCCACTCAGCACTGGGGTGAAAACTCGTATGGTGAACAAATGGGTAATATAGGTAGCGGTTCAGTGGGTTATGACAGACCCGGTGGAAACGGTGTCGGAAGACCGGTTGATTATGGTACTTTGAGACCAGAAAGTTATGGCACTCAGAGGCCAGTTGATTATGGATCTTCGAGACCAGACAGTTACGGAACTCATAGACCAGTTGATTATGGTTCTCCGAGACCAGACAATTACGGAACTCAGAGACCGGAAGGTTATGGATCTCATAGACCAGACAATTTTGGATCTTCTCGTCCGGATAGTTATGGATCTTCTCGTCCAGATGGGTATGGATCTTCTAGACCTGATACTGGAGGAGAAACATCAGACTATGGATCCTTCAGACCTCACGTGGGAtccataaacaataatatggtatCAGATTATGGCTCCCAAAAACAGGAGTTCGATAAATTCAGTGGTTATTCAGATAACGATGGTGGTAGACCGCACATAAACAACAGACCGGGATACGACAATGAAAGGCCGTTTATGAACGGAAATGAAGTCTACGGTTCACAGCAGCAGGTGGGTTCGGGATATGGAAAAGGATACGCGTCAAATTGGGATTATTATTCTAATTCCATGAg TCCGGAACACTCTAGGGGACAGTCCAGCAATGGATGGAATGACCAGCAGCGGGATTACTTGCAGAGGAGACCCGATGGTGACGTGTTGCAGTCCGGATCAAGCTTCAGGCCATCCGAGTCCACTCCTTTACATTACAACGGCCACAGCGGCATCGGAGCATCGACCGACAACGGTTTCCTGTACAGAGGATCGTCGACGATCGGTGGCTCATCTACCACTCCTATGCCGACGACGAATAATAATTcgtaa